One segment of Fusarium oxysporum f. sp. lycopersici 4287 chromosome 7, whole genome shotgun sequence DNA contains the following:
- a CDS encoding phosphatidylserine decarboxylase, whose product MVRIIPTRLKSTSRSSSSSSTTIHSVSNTNGRTKNNRSNSPPMRSKNDSTSPSRDAGNGLALRVYIIKGKDLAAKDRSGTSDPYLVLSSGDSRIVTNDVPKTLNPEWNVTEEIPLTSVQNLVLDVICWDKDRFGKDYMGEFDLALEEIFNNDKVEQEPTWYRLKSKRPGKKTSVVSGEAQLQFSLFDSTNPSATPQQILEKFQALVGTAPAGSRNVTPSMTPNLAPTGSQSAPNPQDSPSDDDEDDFDEDDSDEGDEDEGEQDATKRKRRLRIRGLKKRRRNNPYAFASSGSDVVGIIYLEVIKITDLPPESNLTRTSFDMDPFVVASLGKKTYRTRRIRHDLNPVYNEKMLFHIQSHEQQYSFAFTVIDHDKYSGNDFIASCDLPIHQLIERAPKANPETGLYDLQAPAQAEPLPSRSRFKKLAMSRSNSSSSISKMIRPPLSKHASNTSMASATPAPAPTSAPDPNKLAPADVLANTGSDPDSANQDSGDADFYEYNVPLKMKNTEKWEKKHNPVLYLRAKYMPYDALRQQFWRAMLRQYDADESGRISRIELTTMLESLGSTLTENTIDGFFKRFPHRDADNDENWELTMDECVICLEDQLEGRRRSSGTAADKLKGLVPEMKNLLHVPGHGHNNGGSETPSVLELDSTSGTQTPISNVPTLKTPADEEGDPLDKSDSSDDRSEEHVVEIRECPICHQPRLNKRKDADIITHIATCASQDWRQVNSVLVGGFVTASQAQRKWYSKVITKISYGGYKLGANSANILVQDRLTGQINEEKMSVYVRLGIPSRRILLKNLSIKQGKKFDDPASKDEIEKFIAFHGLDMSEVLLPLDEFNNFNEFFYRALKPGARPCSAPDNPHIIVSPADCRSVVFNSITVATKIWVKGREFNMKRLLGDAYPEDVSRFEGGALGIFRLAPQDYHRFHIPVDGVMGKPKTIEGEYYTVNPMAIRSALDVYGENVRVLVPIDSEHHGRVMVICVGAMMVGSTVITRKEGDKVHRAEELGYFKFGGSTILLLFEPGRMVFDDDLVDNSKDALETLVRVGMSVGHTPSEPQWTPDMRKKAENITEADKRAAKRRIQGNVALQESPDGSGEEEQPSRLTSKPTIDTMAASAM is encoded by the exons ATGGTGCGCATCATCCCAACACGACTCAAATCGACCTCTCgatcctcctcttcttcctccacaACCATACACTCCGtcagcaacaccaacggAAGAACCAAAAACAACCGCAGCAACAGTCCTCCCATGCGCTCGAAAAATGATAGCACGAGCCCTTCGAGGGACGCTGGAAATGGCCTGGCCCTTAgagtttatattataaag GGAAAAGACCTTGCAGCCAAGGATCGAAGCGGCACATCCGATCCT TACCTCGTTCTTTCTAGCGGCGACTCTCGAATCGTAACCAACGATGTCCCGAAGACACTCAACCCCGAATGGAACGTCACCGAGGAAATTCCCCTCACATCTGTCCAGAACTTGGTCCTGGATGTCATCTGCTGGGACAAGGACCGCTTCGGAAAAGATTACATGGGCGAATTCGATCTCGCTCTCGAAGAGATCTTCAACAACGACAAGGTGGAACAGGAACCTACCTGGTATCGTCTCAAGAGCAAGCGTCCCGGCAAGAAGACGAGTGTTGTCTCTGGTGAGGCCCAGTTACAGTTTTCCCTCTTCGACTCGACGAACCCGTCAGCGACACCACAGCAAATCCTCGAAAAGTTCCAAGCCCTTGTAGGAACCGCCCCCGCTGGCTCTCGAAACGTAACACCCTCGATGACACCGAACCTGGCCCCCACAGGTTCACAATCCGCCCCCAATCCTCAGGATAGTCCTAgtgacgacgacgaggacgattTCGACGAAGACGACTCCGACGagggtgatgaggatgaaggtgAACAAGATGCTACCAAGCGCAAGCGCCGACTTCGAATTCGAggactgaagaagaggagacgCAACAACCCTTATGCCTTTGCCAGCAGTGGCTCTGACGTTGTTGGAATCATCTACCTTgaggtcatcaagatcaCAGACCTGCCTCCCGAATCCAACCTTACACGCACAAGCTTCGATATGGACCCTTTCGTCGTGGCATCCCTCGGCAAGAAGACATACCGAACTCGACGCATTCGTCATGACCTCAACCCTGTTTATAATGAGAAGATGCTGTTTCATATCCAAAGTCACGAGCAGCAATACTCTTTCGCTTTTACTGTCATCGACCACGATAAATACTCCGGCAACGATTTCATTGCTTCGTGCGATCTTCCAATCCACCAATTGATCGAGAGAGCCCCCAAAGCAAACCCCGAAACCGGACTCTATGATCTCCAAGCCCCTGCACAGGCCGAACCGCTTCCTTCGCGATCGCgattcaagaagctcgcCATGTCACGATCCAACTCTTCCTCCAGTATCAGCAAGATGATTCGTCCTCCACTGAGCAAGCACGCTTCCAACACGAGCATGGCATCAGCGACTCCCGCCCCTGCTCCCACCTCAGCACCCGATCCTAACAAGCTGGCACCGGCGGATGTCCTCGCCAATACTGGTTCTGATCCTGACTCGGCCAACCAGGACAGCGGAGATGCCGACTTTTATGAGTATAACGTTCctctgaagatgaagaacaCCGAAAAGTGGGAGAAGAAACACAACCCTGTTCTATACCTCCGCGCGAAGTACATGCCATATGATGCCCTCCGGCAACAGTTCTGGCGAGCCATGCTTCGGCAATATGATGCCGATGAGAGTGGTCGCATCAGCAGAATCGAGCTCACAACTATGCTCGAGTCTCTCGGTTCTACGCTTACCGAGAATACCATCGACGGCTTTTTCAAGCGATTCCCCCACCGTGATGCTGATAACGACGAGAATTGGGAGCTTACGATGGATGAGTGCGTCATTTGCCTGGAGGACCAACTGGAAGGACGAAGACGATCCTCAGGCACTGCTGCAGATAAACTAAAGGGTTTGGTACCCGAGATGAAGAACCTCCTCCACGTGCCCGGTCATGGACACAACAACGGTGGCTCAGAGACCCCCAGCGTTCTAGAACTCGACTCGACGTCGGGAACTCAGACTCCCATCTCAAATGTCCCCACTTTGAAGACACCTGCAGATGAGGAGGGCGATCCCCTCGACAAGTCTGACAGCAGTGACGACCGTTCTGAAGAGCACGTCGTAGAGATCCGAGAATGTCCTATCTGTCACCAGCCGCGACTCAACAAGCGCAAGGATGCTGACATCATCACCCATATTGCGACATGCGCAAGCCAAGACTGGAGGCAAGTCAACAGCGTGCTAGTGGGTGGATTTGTCACAGCCAGCCAGGCGCAGCGCAAGTGGTACTCGAAAGTCATTACCAAGATCTCTTACGGTGGTTATAAGCTGGGTGCCAACTCGGCCAATATCCTTGTGCAGGATCGTCTCACGGGTCAGATCaacgaggagaagatgagtGTCTATGTAAGACTCGGTATTC CTTCACGTCGGATACTACTCAAAAATCTGAGTATCAAGCAGGGTAAGAAGTTTGACGATCCTGCATCTAAGGATGAAATTGAAAAGTTCATTGCTTTCCACGGTCTCGACATGTCGGAAGTTCTGTTGCCGTTGGATGagttcaacaacttcaaTGAGTTCTTCTACCGTGCCCTGAAGCCTGGCGCTCGACCCTGCTCTGCGCCCGACAACCCTCACATTATCGTCTCACCAGCCGATTGTCGAAGCGTCGTCTTCAACTCTATCACAGTCGCTACTAAGATTTGGGTCAAGGGTCGTGAGTTTAACATGAAGAGACTTCTCGGCGACGCATACCCTGAGGATGTGTCCCGATTTGAGGGCGGAGCTCTAGGCATCTTCCGACTGGCTCCTCAGGATTACCATCGCTTCCACATCCCTGTTGACGGTGTCATGGGCAAGCCCAAGACAATCGAGGGCGAGTACTACACAGTAAACCCCATGGCTATTCGATCGGCTCTGGACGTTTACGGAGAGAACGTGAGAGTTCTCGTGCCAATTGACAGTGAACACCACGGTCGCGTCATGGTTATTTGCGTTGGTGCAATGATGGTAGGCAGCACTGTCATTACCCGCAAGGAGGGCGATAAAGTCCACCGagcagaagagcttggataCTTCAAGTTTGGTGGCAGCACGATCCTGCTGCTTTTTGAACCTGGACGAATGGTGTTTGAcgatgatcttgtcgacAATAGCAAGGATGCACTTGAAACTCTG GTCCGAGTTGGCATGTCTGTTGGCCACACGCCTAGTGAGCCACAGTGGACTCCTGATATGCGAAAGAAGGCAGAGAACATCACGGAAGCGGACAAGAGAGCTGCCAAGAGGCGAATCCAGGGCAACGTAGCCTTGCAGGAGTCTCCAGATGGTAGTGGAGAGGAAGAGCAGCCATCAAGATTAACGTCCAAGCCCACCATCGATACAATGGCTGCGTCGGCAATGTAG